One region of Mustelus asterias unplaced genomic scaffold, sMusAst1.hap1.1 HAP1_SCAFFOLD_129, whole genome shotgun sequence genomic DNA includes:
- the LOC144484841 gene encoding uncharacterized protein LOC144484841 gives MDKPWKCEDCGKGFNYPYLLENHRHSHTGERPFICSVCGKGFTTSSHLLLHQRTHTEERPFSCSTCGKGFSCSSNLSAHQRVHTGERSFTCSLCGKDFAGPSGLWSHQRIHTGEKPFTCSVCGKRFTLSSNLLSHQRVHTEERPFSCTSCGKRFRSSSNLSAHKRVHTGERLFTCSTCGREFTNSSGLLSHQRIHTEEKPFICTYCGKSFRQLSILTAHQRTHTGERPFTCSMCGKGFTQSGSLHFHELTHTGERPFTCSVCGKGYTRSSHLLTHLQVHNCQQELDFAVTAAVNHIQD, from the coding sequence atggacaaaccgtggaaatgtgaggattgtggtaaaggattcaattatccatacttgctggaaaaccatagacacagtcacactggagagaggccattcatctgttctgtgtgtgggaaaggattcactacctcatcccacctgctgttacaccagcgaactcacactgaggagaggccgttcagctgctccacctgtggaaaggggttctcatgttcatccaacctcagtgcacatcagcgagttcatactggggagagatcgttcacctgctccttgtgtgggaaggattttgctgggccatccggtctttggtcacaccagcgaattcacacaggagagaagccattcacctgttctgtgtgtggtaagagattcactctgtcatctaacctgctgtcacaccagcgagttcacacagaggagagaccgttcagctgcacttcctgtggaaagaggttcaggtcttcatccaacctcagtgcacacaagcgagttcacactggggaaaggctgttcacctgttccacgtgtgggagggaattcaccaattcatccggcctcctgtcacatcagcgaattcacactgaggagaagccatttatttgcacatactgtggaaagagtttcaggcagttatcaatcctcactgctcatcaacgcactcacactggggagagaccattcacttgctccatgtgtgggaagggattcactcagtctggcagcctgcatttcCATGAGCTCacgcacactggggagaggccattcacctgctctgtgtgtgggaagggatacactcggtcatcccacttgctgacacatctgCAAGTTCACAATTGTCAGCAGGAGTTGGACTTTGCAGTTACTgcagctgttaatcacatccaggattga